A region from the Syntrophorhabdaceae bacterium genome encodes:
- a CDS encoding glycosyltransferase family 4 protein: protein MRIGLAIRNFDPRKGGAERYAFDLSTHLAKRGHEVVVFCSGGVAVPGVRLVRLSTVSFPRWLRPLSFALSHRKHVAAASLDVMLGFGNTLSADVYQSHGGVQRVWMEREIASYQDPGERRLKAMLLKSSINQKVQQWVQEYVIRSGKCKRIVAISDMIKGHMAAYYNLGDSAFEVVYNGVDTVRFAPGEPSSDRVKQILFSAGNFRLKGLYPLLLAVAELSRQRNDFHLHVLGRGRKERYTDLIAKQGIGEFVTFLGETGQPEKMYASSQILAHPTFYDACSLTTMEGMAAGLPTISTRWNGASALISPKEGYVLDEPGDIAGLASALRDLLDEDVRREMGRNARAKLEEFTIERNASEMERILVEVGNGKPIG from the coding sequence ATGCGAATAGGACTGGCGATTCGAAATTTTGACCCCAGGAAGGGCGGGGCGGAGAGGTATGCGTTCGATTTGTCGACGCACCTTGCGAAGCGGGGGCATGAGGTGGTGGTCTTTTGCTCCGGTGGGGTTGCGGTGCCCGGCGTCAGGCTGGTGCGCCTTTCGACTGTCTCTTTTCCCCGGTGGCTCCGGCCCCTCTCATTCGCTTTGAGCCATCGAAAACACGTGGCGGCGGCCTCGCTCGATGTGATGCTCGGTTTCGGGAATACCCTTTCCGCGGACGTCTATCAGAGCCACGGAGGCGTGCAGCGGGTCTGGATGGAGCGGGAGATCGCGAGCTACCAGGACCCGGGGGAGAGGCGGTTGAAAGCCATGCTCCTCAAAAGCAGCATCAATCAGAAGGTCCAGCAGTGGGTCCAGGAATATGTCATCCGGTCGGGTAAGTGCAAGAGGATCGTGGCCATATCGGATATGATAAAAGGCCATATGGCGGCATATTACAATCTTGGGGACTCTGCCTTCGAGGTGGTCTATAACGGCGTGGATACGGTGCGGTTCGCGCCTGGGGAGCCGTCCTCCGATAGGGTAAAACAGATACTCTTCTCTGCCGGGAATTTCAGGCTCAAGGGACTTTACCCTCTTCTACTTGCAGTGGCCGAGCTTTCGAGACAGCGCAACGATTTCCATCTCCACGTGCTCGGCCGGGGGCGTAAAGAGCGCTATACCGACCTTATCGCGAAGCAAGGGATCGGCGAATTCGTCACCTTTCTCGGAGAGACGGGGCAGCCGGAAAAAATGTATGCATCGTCCCAGATACTGGCCCACCCCACCTTTTACGACGCCTGCTCCCTCACTACCATGGAGGGCATGGCAGCGGGGCTTCCCACAATCAGCACCAGGTGGAATGGAGCATCGGCGCTCATTTCCCCGAAAGAAGGCTATGTCCTCGATGAGCCGGGGGATATCGCGGGCCTTGCCTCGGCCCTGAGAGACCTTCTCGATGAGGACGTGAGGCGGGAGATGGGACGGAACGCGCGGGCGAAGCTCGAGGAATTTACCATCGAGAGGAACGCGTCGGAGATGGAAAGAATACTTGTCGAGGTAGGAAATGGAAAACCCATCGGGTGA
- a CDS encoding radical SAM protein: MIVPIFLPHLGCGDRCIYCDQTFITHVGSGDMAAMVARYLGPVEGSIEVGLYGGNIFGLDPAALTRLFRFFDPYRDKISGFRLSTRPVPLTDETIQIMKENRVTQIELGAPCFNDPILHILNRRHTAADVKESFARLKAQGFQVALQVMVGLPEETMADIVDTADNLLLLAPDYVRVYPLAVLMGTPLETMYREGRFIPLSFEESVTRTAYIYLRCLQRSIKVVKMGLTDNEVIKERVVAGFHHPSFGYVVKSRAFCLAVIARIREKGMRGSITVEVNKKDVPHLVGHKRSNMGSFSKEGVEVAWQTGERREGSFLITYGTDRVEGSVFDALTMIPA, encoded by the coding sequence ATGATCGTCCCCATTTTTCTCCCCCACCTGGGCTGCGGCGACAGGTGTATCTACTGCGACCAGACTTTCATTACCCATGTCGGTTCAGGGGATATGGCCGCGATGGTCGCGCGATACCTCGGTCCCGTGGAAGGCAGCATTGAAGTGGGCCTTTACGGCGGCAACATCTTCGGCCTCGACCCGGCGGCCCTCACCCGGCTTTTCCGTTTCTTCGACCCCTACCGGGATAAGATCTCCGGTTTCAGACTCTCGACCAGACCCGTGCCGTTAACCGACGAGACCATTCAAATCATGAAGGAAAACCGGGTAACCCAGATCGAGCTGGGTGCACCCTGTTTCAACGACCCTATCCTCCATATTCTCAACAGGCGGCATACCGCGGCCGACGTGAAAGAGAGTTTTGCACGTCTCAAGGCCCAGGGCTTTCAAGTGGCCCTCCAGGTCATGGTGGGGCTCCCTGAAGAGACCATGGCCGATATTGTCGACACGGCGGACAACCTGCTCCTCCTCGCGCCCGATTACGTGAGAGTATACCCCCTCGCCGTGCTCATGGGAACGCCCCTGGAGACCATGTATCGGGAAGGCAGGTTTATTCCCCTATCCTTCGAGGAGAGCGTGACAAGAACCGCCTATATCTACCTCCGGTGCCTGCAGAGAAGCATCAAGGTCGTGAAGATGGGCCTCACGGATAATGAAGTGATCAAGGAGCGGGTCGTGGCGGGCTTTCACCATCCCTCCTTCGGATACGTGGTGAAGAGCCGGGCCTTTTGCCTTGCCGTGATCGCCCGCATCCGGGAAAAGGGCATGAGAGGGAGCATTACCGTGGAGGTGAACAAGAAAGATGTGCCCCACCTCGTGGGTCACAAACGCTCCAATATGGGATCTTTTTCAAAAGAGGGCGTCGAGGTTGCCTGGCAGACCGGCGAGAGGCGGGAAGGCTCGTTTCTTATCACCTATGGAACGGACAGGGTCGAAGGAAGCGTCTTCGACGCCCTCACCATGATTCCCGCATAA
- a CDS encoding DUF3795 domain-containing protein, which translates to MTSEKPTTAKVMPATLIAPCGMNCRLCRAYGRKQKPCPGCRGRDSLKSKSCIACAIKNCATFEKVRIKYCFACGSYPCSRLIRLDARYRAGYGMSMIENLDNIEKFGIRNFVIKEKEKWACPQCGEILCVHQENCPSCGYCRR; encoded by the coding sequence ATGACTTCAGAAAAACCGACCACGGCAAAAGTAATGCCCGCGACGCTCATCGCCCCCTGCGGAATGAACTGCCGCCTCTGCCGGGCATACGGAAGAAAACAAAAGCCCTGCCCTGGATGCCGCGGCAGGGACAGTCTCAAATCAAAATCGTGCATTGCATGCGCGATCAAGAACTGTGCGACCTTTGAGAAGGTCAGGATTAAATACTGTTTCGCCTGCGGAAGTTATCCCTGTTCCAGGCTCATTCGTTTGGACGCGCGGTACAGAGCCGGGTACGGCATGAGCATGATCGAAAACCTCGACAATATCGAGAAATTCGGCATCAGGAATTTCGTGATAAAGGAAAAGGAAAAATGGGCCTGTCCCCAATGCGGCGAGATACTCTGCGTTCATCAAGAGAACTGCCCTTCCTGCGGCTATTGCCGGCGATAG
- a CDS encoding glycosyltransferase family 4 protein: MRILFFIQGHDVAASRLRVLQYIPFLNGAGVETEVCEFPRGARGWRSLMPAIRSADVIFVQRKRLPLSALLFLKKLGKKIVYDFDDAVMFKNSLAKNPYSLRRRMSFKRMLKYTDLVIAGNAFLKEEAQKYHRRVVVLPTPIDGDRYREKTYEENAAVRIGWIGDHGSIHYMESYKDVWEALGRKYGAKVELALICDTFIDTKDIKTIKIPWTLNDEVDELCRLDIGVMPLFDDLWSRGKCGFKIIQYMGVGAPVVCTPVGINRDVVEDGVNGFRAGSIEEWGQKLSLLIEDPGLRERMGRAGRTRIMEGYTVSACAPRLFEWVKGL, translated from the coding sequence ATGAGAATATTATTTTTCATTCAGGGTCACGATGTGGCGGCGAGCAGGCTTCGGGTGCTTCAGTACATTCCTTTTCTTAATGGCGCGGGGGTTGAAACGGAGGTGTGCGAGTTTCCCCGGGGGGCTCGGGGGTGGCGTAGCCTCATGCCGGCGATCAGAAGTGCGGACGTGATTTTTGTCCAGCGTAAACGCCTTCCCCTCTCGGCGCTGCTCTTTCTGAAAAAACTGGGAAAGAAGATCGTCTATGATTTTGACGATGCGGTCATGTTTAAGAACTCCCTTGCAAAAAATCCTTACTCCCTGCGGCGCAGGATGAGCTTCAAGAGGATGCTCAAATATACCGACCTTGTAATCGCAGGCAATGCCTTTCTCAAGGAAGAGGCACAGAAGTACCACCGCCGGGTCGTGGTCCTGCCCACGCCCATCGACGGCGATCGATACCGGGAGAAGACATACGAAGAGAACGCCGCGGTGCGAATAGGCTGGATCGGCGACCACGGGTCTATCCATTATATGGAGAGCTATAAGGACGTATGGGAGGCCCTCGGCCGGAAATACGGGGCGAAGGTGGAGCTTGCCCTTATCTGTGATACCTTTATCGATACAAAAGATATAAAAACTATAAAGATCCCCTGGACTCTAAACGACGAGGTCGACGAGCTTTGCCGCCTCGATATCGGGGTAATGCCCCTTTTCGACGACCTCTGGTCGAGGGGCAAGTGCGGCTTCAAGATCATCCAGTATATGGGCGTGGGTGCGCCCGTGGTCTGCACCCCCGTGGGGATAAACAGGGATGTGGTGGAAGACGGGGTGAACGGGTTCCGGGCGGGATCGATTGAGGAGTGGGGCCAAAAGCTCTCCCTCCTCATCGAGGACCCCGGCCTGAGAGAGCGCATGGGGCGGGCGGGAAGGACGCGGATTATGGAAGGGTATACGGTCAGCGCCTGTGCCCCGAGACTTTTCGAGTGGGTGAAAGGGCTTTGA
- a CDS encoding GNAT family N-acetyltransferase codes for MGTLSNVFNPGSVALIGASDVEGSVGRTILTNLLDSRVKEIFPVNPGKRMLLGHESYPDIGAIPGHADLAVIATPATGVPRLVEECGKAGVGGVVIVSTGFRETGPEGLLLEREIGESRRRYGMRILGPNCIGFARPHGGINTMVIDTLPPPGNIAFVSQSGALGDAVLDWAKDLHVGFSMFLSLGSMGDIGFGDVIDYLGDDPDTRSILIYLEGIGDGRKFMSAARAFAFRKPIVVFKPGRFAESAKAARSHTGAMAGDDAIYEAAFKRAGVVRVEQVADLFDAASVLDSHRLPWGPRLAIVTAAGGPGVMATDALIDHGGKLAHLSPETMEALECALPPYWSKGNPIDVLGDADTARYADAIAASLEDPGVDGLLVIYVPIRTAGPHDIARVVIESARKTGKSVIAAWMGGQEVRRAREMLIQNGIPAYETPDQAVRTYVNMFRYRANLDLLYETPSELPEQKAPDKGPLRRVIREATLQGKTVLNEKESKDFLISYGIPSTLPRVTRTAEEALGAAREMGYPVVIKIISTDIPDRIDVGGVITGITSDDQLRDAYARMMREVKERAPAAAVEGITLQKMVETVDYELILGSKRDTDFGSVILFGMGGIASDLIGDFSIGLPPLNQALAKRLMEETKAYKLIRGYKGKTPANLQEIEKILVNFSHMIVDFPEIVEIDINPLAISRGMPCALDARIALEARSVEHTSPYPHLVITPYPSSLTADWKLPDGTNVVLRAIRPEDEPLERELLESLSPETIRKRLFSSLGELTHERLVTFCNIDYDRQMAIVAEITEKGRRRIIGVARFFVDPYRNSCKFALVVHDEFQEKGLGYRLMEMLIEIARKKGLHEMAGEVLTENRTMLGLMKKLGFTREWMQGWLTNVSLLLN; via the coding sequence ATGGGTACTCTATCGAATGTTTTTAATCCAGGAAGCGTGGCTTTGATCGGCGCCTCCGACGTCGAGGGTTCGGTGGGAAGGACAATTCTCACAAACCTGCTCGATTCCCGGGTGAAAGAGATTTTTCCCGTAAATCCCGGCAAGAGGATGCTTCTCGGGCACGAATCTTATCCGGATATAGGAGCCATTCCCGGGCATGCGGACCTGGCGGTTATTGCCACGCCGGCAACAGGCGTGCCCCGCCTGGTGGAGGAATGCGGCAAAGCGGGCGTGGGCGGCGTCGTGATCGTCTCGACGGGATTCAGGGAGACGGGCCCCGAGGGACTGCTCCTGGAACGGGAGATAGGGGAGAGCAGGAGACGATACGGAATGCGCATCCTCGGGCCGAACTGCATAGGCTTTGCGAGGCCCCATGGGGGAATAAACACGATGGTCATAGATACCCTCCCTCCGCCGGGCAACATCGCCTTCGTCTCTCAAAGCGGTGCCTTGGGCGATGCGGTGCTCGATTGGGCTAAAGACCTTCACGTGGGTTTCAGCATGTTCCTCTCCCTCGGCTCGATGGGGGACATCGGTTTCGGGGATGTCATCGACTATCTCGGCGACGATCCCGATACGCGGAGCATCCTCATTTACCTGGAAGGGATCGGGGACGGGAGGAAATTTATGAGCGCAGCCCGGGCTTTTGCATTTCGGAAGCCGATCGTAGTGTTCAAACCGGGCAGGTTTGCCGAAAGCGCTAAAGCGGCCCGGTCCCATACGGGCGCCATGGCCGGAGACGATGCCATCTATGAAGCCGCGTTCAAAAGGGCCGGCGTGGTAAGGGTGGAACAGGTTGCCGACCTGTTTGACGCCGCATCGGTGCTCGACTCCCACAGGCTGCCGTGGGGGCCCCGGCTTGCCATTGTGACGGCAGCCGGAGGGCCGGGTGTCATGGCAACCGATGCACTTATCGATCACGGAGGAAAGCTGGCTCACCTCTCCCCGGAGACCATGGAGGCCCTCGAATGCGCCCTGCCTCCTTACTGGAGTAAGGGCAATCCTATCGATGTGCTCGGGGATGCCGATACCGCCCGATACGCGGACGCCATCGCGGCATCCCTCGAAGATCCCGGGGTAGACGGTCTCCTCGTCATCTACGTGCCCATAAGAACTGCGGGACCTCATGACATAGCCAGGGTCGTCATCGAGAGCGCGCGCAAGACCGGGAAGTCGGTCATTGCAGCCTGGATGGGCGGCCAAGAGGTGAGAAGGGCACGGGAGATGCTGATTCAAAACGGAATTCCCGCATATGAGACGCCGGACCAGGCGGTGCGGACCTATGTCAATATGTTCCGGTACAGGGCAAACCTGGATCTGCTCTATGAGACCCCTTCAGAGCTGCCCGAGCAGAAGGCCCCCGATAAAGGTCCGCTGAGAAGAGTTATCAGGGAGGCAACCCTTCAGGGGAAGACGGTGCTTAATGAGAAGGAGTCCAAAGATTTTCTCATAAGCTACGGCATCCCCTCGACCCTTCCCCGGGTGACCCGGACCGCGGAAGAGGCGCTCGGTGCGGCGCGGGAAATGGGCTATCCGGTGGTGATCAAGATCATTTCAACCGATATCCCGGATAGAATCGATGTGGGCGGAGTGATCACGGGGATCACCTCGGACGATCAATTGAGGGACGCCTATGCACGGATGATGAGAGAGGTGAAGGAGCGTGCCCCGGCTGCGGCCGTCGAGGGCATTACCCTTCAGAAAATGGTGGAGACAGTGGATTACGAGCTGATTCTGGGATCAAAAAGAGATACGGACTTCGGATCGGTGATCCTCTTCGGCATGGGCGGGATCGCCTCAGACCTTATCGGGGACTTCTCCATAGGCCTTCCCCCGCTCAACCAGGCCCTCGCAAAACGGCTGATGGAGGAGACGAAGGCGTACAAGCTCATCCGGGGCTACAAGGGCAAAACACCCGCGAACCTCCAGGAGATCGAGAAAATCCTCGTCAACTTTTCCCACATGATAGTCGATTTCCCTGAGATCGTGGAAATTGATATAAACCCGCTTGCCATATCACGCGGCATGCCCTGTGCCCTCGATGCGCGGATCGCCCTAGAAGCCCGATCCGTGGAACATACTTCCCCCTATCCCCATCTCGTGATCACACCCTACCCGTCAAGCCTTACCGCGGACTGGAAACTCCCCGACGGCACCAATGTGGTGTTGAGAGCTATACGACCGGAAGATGAGCCCCTCGAGCGAGAGCTCCTCGAGAGCCTGTCCCCGGAAACGATCCGGAAAAGGCTCTTCTCTTCCCTCGGTGAGCTGACCCACGAGCGGCTCGTCACCTTTTGCAACATCGACTACGACCGGCAAATGGCAATTGTGGCGGAGATCACGGAAAAGGGACGGAGAAGAATCATCGGGGTCGCACGATTCTTCGTTGACCCGTACAGGAACTCCTGCAAATTCGCGCTGGTCGTTCACGACGAATTTCAGGAAAAAGGGCTGGGTTACAGGCTCATGGAGATGCTCATAGAGATCGCAAGGAAAAAGGGGCTCCATGAGATGGCCGGAGAAGTATTGACGGAGAACAGGACAATGCTCGGCCTCATGAAGAAGCTGGGATTTACGCGGGAGTGGATGCAAGGCTGGTTAACGAATGTCAGCCTGCTCCTGAATTAG
- the rnc gene encoding ribonuclease III: MDYPTKIEEIIGYGFKDRELFDQAITHTSCFNEKKESRRSKNEKLEYLGDAILNTVISILLYKKYKDKHEGFLSNARSCLVKKETLTEVAKNIRLGDHMLYGNGDHTVPQESKVLSNMVEALIGAVYLDGGMGKVTKLIKMLFSPYFNEEKLNEKNPKNTLQEYSQKRWGILPRYKFARKTKEGFTVVVYVGTALKARGMGKSKKEAEQHAARLLLKEIIEGE; this comes from the coding sequence GTGGATTATCCTACAAAAATAGAAGAAATAATCGGATACGGCTTCAAAGACAGAGAACTTTTCGACCAGGCAATCACCCACACCTCATGCTTTAACGAGAAGAAGGAATCGAGGAGATCGAAGAACGAAAAACTCGAATACCTCGGCGACGCCATCCTCAATACGGTCATCAGCATACTCCTCTACAAGAAGTATAAGGACAAGCACGAGGGGTTCTTAAGCAACGCCCGCTCCTGCCTGGTAAAGAAGGAGACCCTCACCGAGGTAGCGAAAAACATCCGCCTGGGTGACCACATGCTGTACGGCAACGGAGACCACACGGTCCCCCAGGAGTCGAAGGTCCTTTCGAACATGGTCGAAGCCCTGATCGGCGCCGTCTATCTGGACGGGGGGATGGGGAAGGTCACGAAGCTCATCAAAATGCTCTTTTCCCCTTATTTCAATGAAGAAAAACTGAACGAGAAGAACCCCAAAAACACGCTCCAGGAGTATTCCCAGAAGAGATGGGGCATCCTCCCCAGATACAAGTTCGCACGAAAGACGAAGGAAGGATTCACCGTGGTCGTTTACGTAGGGACCGCGCTCAAGGCAAGGGGCATGGGCAAGAGCAAGAAAGAAGCGGAGCAGCACGCCGCCCGCCTTCTCCTCAAGGAGATCATAGAGGGCGAATGA
- a CDS encoding methyltransferase domain-containing protein gives MENPSGEWSKLFAYRDKIHGRYRDIWDVPRVKKRSHLLARYLKDGMRVLDVGAGMKGMKGEIEKLGMRVTYKSMDIDRGNAHDYYDLADINEKFDAVIMFEVIEHLDLEGGLALLRRLHDILGPKGIIILSTPNIFNPSRYMRDATHRTFYGYDELCGLLMLAGFGIKDVYRSFNDAIHRYVLKVYVLGFLFRLLTIDYAISIFAVGEKE, from the coding sequence ATGGAAAACCCATCGGGTGAGTGGTCGAAGCTCTTTGCATACAGGGACAAGATCCACGGCCGGTACCGTGATATCTGGGACGTGCCGCGGGTGAAGAAGAGGTCCCATCTCCTCGCGCGCTATTTGAAGGACGGCATGCGGGTCCTCGATGTAGGGGCGGGCATGAAGGGGATGAAGGGGGAGATCGAAAAGCTCGGCATGAGAGTCACCTACAAGAGCATGGATATCGACCGGGGCAATGCTCATGATTACTACGACCTTGCGGACATCAACGAGAAATTCGACGCCGTGATCATGTTCGAGGTGATCGAACATCTCGACCTGGAAGGTGGGCTCGCACTCCTCAGGCGGCTCCACGATATCCTGGGCCCAAAGGGAATTATTATCTTGTCCACCCCAAACATCTTCAATCCCTCCCGTTACATGAGAGATGCGACCCACAGGACCTTCTACGGCTATGACGAGCTGTGCGGGCTCCTCATGCTCGCGGGCTTCGGCATCAAGGACGTGTACAGGTCCTTTAACGACGCGATTCACCGGTACGTGCTGAAGGTCTACGTGCTGGGATTCCTCTTTCGTCTCCTCACCATCGACTACGCGATCTCCATTTTTGCGGTGGGGGAGAAGGAGTGA
- a CDS encoding lipopolysaccharide kinase InaA family protein encodes MKQREINGITWYIEDEGLAEVVRDVSEQGKTRRGYGVHPYKDGKVFIKYFHEKGMAGYVRNIAAPRGKKEYFTAKRLLCLSVPTPEPLGYGLSATGSYAIQKWVDAPSFARMFAEGEKARLLPQLALLLNTLTRHHVRHNDLHLENILVTAEGLCLIDLHKMQIKKAFRLADEVSNLSHALVSLYNDLREEEKEAFFESYGSSKPRPRLEAELHRLVARWFQKKQERAFTGNSKVSVSGDRLYVNGREGSAVGSLVETIKTDKKVRVERWSDHIRKIFRDERRLRKAWKAHVVFLYLDIPAVPQPYYCLMPSKGQEGYIAMEDLKGRGQELDRYLDTHYDDMSYRERKVFIDRMALFFDGLFKWGIMHNDLKGCNLFVLGGRDFVLLDVEDFAFAALHMEGLKKMFLQLTTTLPKRIVMRDRMRFFLRITSTLNLDRRGLFRTLLWKTAGKEIVYEGKSGLMRESW; translated from the coding sequence ATGAAACAGCGGGAAATAAACGGCATCACATGGTATATCGAAGACGAGGGGCTTGCCGAAGTCGTGAGGGACGTCTCGGAGCAGGGGAAGACGAGGCGCGGCTATGGCGTCCATCCCTATAAAGACGGAAAAGTTTTCATAAAGTACTTCCATGAGAAGGGCATGGCAGGATATGTGAGAAATATTGCGGCCCCCCGGGGAAAGAAGGAGTATTTTACGGCAAAGAGGCTCCTCTGCCTATCCGTGCCGACCCCGGAGCCCTTGGGATACGGACTCTCCGCCACGGGCTCCTATGCGATCCAGAAATGGGTCGACGCGCCGAGCTTCGCCCGCATGTTCGCGGAAGGGGAGAAAGCGCGGCTCCTCCCACAGCTCGCACTCCTTCTCAATACTCTTACGCGCCACCATGTCCGCCATAACGACCTCCATCTCGAGAATATCCTCGTCACCGCCGAAGGACTTTGCCTCATCGACCTCCACAAGATGCAGATAAAGAAGGCCTTCCGCCTTGCCGACGAGGTCTCGAACCTCTCCCATGCCCTCGTGTCGCTCTATAACGACCTCCGGGAAGAGGAGAAGGAGGCCTTCTTCGAGTCCTACGGCTCTTCGAAGCCCCGGCCCCGCCTCGAAGCAGAGCTTCACAGGCTCGTGGCGCGGTGGTTCCAAAAGAAGCAGGAGCGCGCCTTCACAGGGAACTCCAAAGTCTCCGTGAGCGGCGACCGCCTCTATGTGAATGGCCGCGAAGGCTCTGCCGTGGGTAGCCTCGTGGAGACCATAAAGACGGATAAGAAGGTGAGGGTCGAGAGGTGGAGCGACCACATACGGAAGATCTTCAGGGATGAAAGGAGGCTCAGGAAGGCGTGGAAGGCTCACGTGGTCTTCCTCTACCTGGATATCCCCGCGGTGCCCCAGCCTTATTATTGCCTCATGCCCTCAAAGGGGCAGGAGGGCTATATCGCCATGGAAGATCTGAAGGGCAGGGGCCAGGAGCTCGACAGGTACCTCGACACCCATTACGATGACATGAGCTACCGGGAGAGAAAGGTGTTCATAGATCGGATGGCCCTTTTTTTCGATGGGCTTTTCAAATGGGGGATCATGCATAACGACCTCAAGGGGTGTAACCTCTTTGTCCTGGGCGGCAGGGACTTCGTGCTTCTCGACGTGGAGGATTTCGCCTTTGCCGCGCTCCACATGGAGGGCCTTAAAAAGATGTTCCTCCAGCTCACCACGACCCTTCCGAAAAGGATCGTCATGCGGGACCGGATGCGCTTTTTCCTCCGCATCACCTCGACCTTGAACCTTGACAGACGTGGACTTTTCCGTACCCTCCTGTGGAAGACAGCAGGAAAAGAGATTGTCTATGAAGGGAAATCGGGTCTTATGCGGGAATCATGGTGA
- a CDS encoding DUF1059 domain-containing protein: MAKVLTCAKVDPSSGCWHIIRGETEEEVLRKAADHAREHGIREVTPELIERVKANIHNAWTEVLSVVKVIPVPGSFVWTRGTEPGTA; encoded by the coding sequence ATGGCAAAGGTCCTGACATGCGCCAAGGTAGATCCGTCAAGCGGGTGTTGGCACATTATACGGGGTGAGACGGAAGAGGAGGTGCTCCGGAAAGCGGCCGATCACGCCAGGGAGCACGGCATCCGCGAAGTGACACCGGAGCTGATCGAGCGCGTCAAAGCGAACATTCATAATGCCTGGACAGAAGTCCTTTCGGTTGTTAAAGTTATCCCTGTTCCAGGCTCATTCGTTTGGACGCGCGGTACAGAGCCAGGAACGGCATGA
- a CDS encoding glycosyltransferase family 4 protein: MKRILFLTHRNPQGYRIQQYFPFLEARGFAVELCTTETAFPALLTRVRASDVVYIQRLLMNPLKLSMLRTLAKRLVFDFDDAIMYGPRGESATRRRKFARMVTASDVIFCGNRFLLSEAANYRSEGLFYVPTVVDTAEYPVKTHGPVPRPVTGWIGSSSTLKYLAGLEGLMGDLTENGTCSFEIVADRAPEVRAGGMVFKKWEKAKEKQLLLGFDAGIMPLTDDIWSRGKCGLKLIQYMASGLPSVTHPVGAAMEMIVEGANGFMRSDIEGWKDVLTRLAKDPELRKKMGRSARQTAEERYSLAVWGPKVAEIIDSL, encoded by the coding sequence TTGAAGCGGATACTCTTTCTCACCCATCGAAACCCCCAGGGATACAGGATTCAGCAGTATTTCCCTTTCCTTGAGGCGCGGGGATTCGCGGTGGAGCTCTGCACTACGGAGACGGCTTTTCCCGCTCTCCTGACGCGGGTGCGCGCGAGCGACGTGGTCTACATCCAGCGCCTCCTCATGAATCCCTTGAAGCTTTCCATGCTGCGGACCCTTGCGAAGCGGCTGGTCTTCGATTTCGATGATGCGATCATGTACGGCCCCCGGGGTGAGAGCGCCACGAGAAGGAGGAAGTTCGCCAGGATGGTGACCGCCTCCGATGTAATTTTTTGCGGGAACAGGTTCCTTCTCTCCGAGGCCGCGAATTATCGTAGCGAGGGGCTTTTCTATGTACCCACCGTGGTCGATACCGCGGAATATCCGGTAAAAACCCACGGTCCGGTCCCAAGACCCGTCACAGGGTGGATCGGGAGCAGCTCGACCTTGAAATATCTCGCGGGACTCGAGGGGCTCATGGGGGACCTGACGGAAAATGGGACATGCTCCTTTGAAATTGTGGCCGACAGGGCGCCGGAGGTCAGGGCAGGGGGCATGGTATTCAAAAAATGGGAAAAGGCAAAAGAAAAGCAGCTCCTCCTCGGTTTTGACGCGGGGATCATGCCCCTGACCGATGATATCTGGTCACGGGGAAAGTGCGGCCTTAAGCTGATCCAGTATATGGCCTCGGGCCTTCCGTCGGTGACCCATCCTGTGGGCGCGGCCATGGAGATGATCGTTGAAGGGGCAAACGGCTTCATGAGGAGCGACATAGAAGGTTGGAAAGATGTCCTTACCCGGCTCGCCAAAGACCCGGAGCTCAGGAAGAAGATGGGGCGTTCTGCCCGCCAGACTGCGGAAGAGCGTTATTCCCTCGCGGTCTGGGGGCCTAAAGTGGCGGAGATTATCGATTCTTTATGA